One window of the Salvelinus alpinus chromosome 13, SLU_Salpinus.1, whole genome shotgun sequence genome contains the following:
- the LOC139537369 gene encoding transcription initiation factor TFIID subunit 1-like isoform X2 — protein sequence MSDSDSDEDQDRPFSLTGFLFGNINEDGQLEGDSVLDTESKKHLAGLGSLGLGNLITEITASEEDDLDEDGDTGGTDSEGWVKNDADAVDYSDINEVAEDETKKYRQAMGSLQPTRRTDDEDDYDADCEDIDAKLMPPPPPPCFSTPGGKKDDSSPTAASVGDEGDGIILPSIIAPSSLVDKVDFSSSSDSESETDRPSAGPGSGGSAACLSLPLAGIMQKDAAKALPGVTQLFPEFRPGRVLRFLRLFGPGKNMPSVWRSARRKRKRKHRDPQPGTPPPEGAEPMEQQGPEKKSGWDYEYAPPPPPEQCLSDDEITMMAPIESKFSQTSGDGDKVTESRPKVAEWRYGPAQLWYDMMGVPDDGSGFHYGFKLKEEEDDEQEKRERPEPPPPLQHPKEEGSGDEKDKQALENELFLMVTQLQWEDDIIWNGEDVKHKGTKTQRASLAGWLPSSMTRNANAYNAQQGIHDVYLHSTGLSRSNSQLVPPTPPPMPKAPSIGSGSKRDKHHHDHHATHEEDAPWFSIFPIDNEELVYGRWEDNIIWDDQAMDRMLSPPVLTLDPNDENIILEIPDEKESERMSHSPSKENKKESSLKKSRILLGKTGVIKDEPQQNMSQPEVKDPWNLSNDEFYYPKQQGLRGTFGGNIIQHSIPAVELRQPFFPTHMGPMKLRGFHRPSLKKYSFGTLSQPGPHAAQPLLKQIKKKAKMREQERQASGGGDMFFMRTAQDLTGKDGDLILAEYSEEYPPLIMQVGMATKIKNYYKRKPGKDPGAPDCKYGETVYCHTSPFLGSLHPGQLLPAFENNLFRAPIYLHKMPETDFLVLRTRQGYFIRELVDIFVVGQQCPLYEVPGPNSKRANTHIRDFLQVFIYRLFWKSKDRPRRIRMEDIKKAFPSHSESSIRKRLKLCADFKRTGMDSNWWVLKPDFRLPTEEEIRAMVSPEQCCAYYSMLVAEQRLKDAGYGEKSFFAPEEENEEDFQMKIDDEVRTAPWNTTRAFIAAMKGKCLLEVMGVADPTGCGEGFSYVKVPNKPTQQKAQDDREPQPAKKTVTGTDADLRRLSLKNAKQLLRKFGVPEEEIKKLSRWEVIDVVRTMSTEQARSGEGPMSKFARGSRFSVAEHQERYKEECQRIFDLQNKVLDSTEVLSTDTDSSSAEDSDFEEMGKNIENMLQNKKTSSQLSREKEEQERKELQRMLMGEESDRDHKGRKGFSSAFSTGSHKDDDTSSVTSLNSSATGRRLKIYRTFRDEDGKEYVRCETVRKPSVIDAYTRIRTTKDDEFIRKFAVFDEQHREEMRKERRRIQEQLRRLKRNQEKDRFKGPPEKKAKKVKEKPDLKLKCGACGAIGHMRTNKFCPLYYQTNAPPSNPVAMTEEQEEELEKTVIHNDNEELIKVEGTKIVLGKQLIESADEVRRKSLVLKFPKQHLPPKKKRRVGTTVHCDYLNRPHKSIHRRRTDPMVTLSSVLESVINDMRDHPNTYPFHTPVNAKVVKDYYKVIPRPMDLQTLRENVRKRVYPSREEFRENVELIIKNSATYNGAKHPITQVAQTMLDLCDEKLKEKEDRLVRLEKAINPLLDDDDQVAFSFILDNIVTQKMMAVPDSWPFHHPVNKKFVPDYYKVIVQPMDLENVRKNISKHKYQNRDVFLFDVSLVHTNSVKYNGPDSPYTKTALEIVNVCKQTLAEYDEHLTQLEKDISTAKEAALDAADLDSLDPMTPGTYTSQPADVFDSSASVSLHRETRLFSEVKASLMTVPEKRGLGKGRHRRLGEEESDVDIEGFEEEEYDCKPKTPAPAEDGEGDLEDEDDEEEMLLPPPRRRLQGHNDDDFEEDEGTSRPAHASVLYQDLLMSDGEDDASEEEGDNPFSSIHLSESGSDSDREVEVRPPPPPRPHQETARMGLEQDDSMMSYGEDVPDETHLEDSNVSYGSYEEPEGQTQTQTSSMGNGEGYGMSEEEEEDEEAARRRGPSVLSQVQLSEDEEDSEEFRSIGGDSDMDSDN from the exons GAATCCAAAAAGCACCTGGCTGGCCTGGGCTCCCTGGGACTGGGCAACCTCATCACAGAGATCACTGCTAGTGAGGAGGACGATCTGGACGAGGATGGAGACACAGGTGGCACAGACTCAGAGG GCTGGGTGAAGAACGATGCCGATGCAGTTGATTATTCTGACATCAACGAGGTGGCTGAAGATGAGACTAAGAAGTATCGTCAGGCCATGGGCAGCCTGCAGCCTACGAGGAGAACAG ATGATGAGGATGACTATGATGCGGATTGTGAGGATATTGATGCCAAGCTTatgcctcctccacctcctccatgtttctccACGCCTGGTGGCAAGAAAGACGACTCCTCTCCCACGGCTGCAAGTG TTGGGGATGAAGGAGATGGGATCATCCTGCCCTCCATCATCGCTCCTTCCTCTCTGGTAGACAAAGTGGACTTCAGCAGTTCCTCAGACTCTGAATCGGAGACAGACCGGCCCTCTGCAGGCCCTGGGTCAGGGGGTTCTGCAGCCTGCCTCAGCTTGCCCCTGGCTGGCATCATGCAGAAGGATGCTGCCAAAGCCCTGCCTGGCGTCACACAGCTCTTCCCAGAGTTCAGGCCTGGAAGG GTGCTGCGGTTCCTTCGACTGTTTGGCCCTGGGAAGAACATGCCGTCGGTGTGGCGGAGCGCacgaagaaagaggaagaggaagcacCGCGACCCCCAGCCAGGGACACCCCCACCAGAGGGCGCTGAGCCCATGGAGCAGCAGGGACCAGAGAAGAAGTCTGGCTGGGACTATGAATACGCCCCACCTCCACCCCCAGAACAGTGCCTGTCTGACGACGAG ATCACCATGATGGCCCCAATAGAGTCCAAGTTCTCCCAGACCTCTGGAGACGGGGACAAGGTGACAGAGTCCAGGCCCAAGGTGGCAGAGTGGCGCTACGGTCCGGCCCAGCTCTGGTACGACATGATGGGGGTCCCTGACGATGGCAGTGGCTTCCACTACGGCTTCAaactgaaggaggaggaggacgatgaACAGGAGAAACGGGAGAGGCCAGAACCACCGCCACCTTTACAACATCCCAAAGAG GAGGGCAGTGGTGACGAAAAGGACAAACAGGCCCTGGAGAATGAGCTCTTCCTGATGGTCACCCAGCTTCAGTGGGAGGACGACATCATTTGGAACGGAGAGGACGTGAAACACAAGGGCACTAAAACCCAGCGAGCCAGTCTGGCAGGGTGGCTGCCTTCCAGCATGACCCGCAACGCCAATGCCTACAACGCACAGCAGG GTATTCATGATGTCTATCTACACTCTACAGGTCTGAGTAGGAGTAACTCTCAGCTGGTgccccccactcctccacccatGCCCAAAGCCCCTTCCATCGGCTCTGGCTCCAAGAGGGACAAACACCACCACGACCATCATG CCACTCATGAAGAGGATGCCCCCTGGTTCTCCATCTTCCCTATTGACAATGAGGAGCTGGTGTACGGGCGCTGGGAGGACAACATCATCTGGGATGACCAGGCCATGGACCGCATGCTCTCACCCCCTGTCCTCACCCTAGACCCCAACGATGAGAACATCATTTTAG AAATCCCAGATGAGAAGGAGTCTGAGCGTATGTCCCACTCTCCGTCTAAGGAGAACAAGAAGGAGTCATCACTAAAGAAGAGTCGCATCCTGTTGGGGAAGACTGGGGTCATAAAAGATGAGCCTCAACAG AACATGTCCCAGCCTGAGGTGAAGGACCCATGGAACCTGTCCAATGATGAGTTCTATTATCCTAAGCAGCAAGGCCTGAGGGGCACCTTCGGTGGCAACATCATTCAG CACTCCATCCCTGCAGTGGAGCTGAGGCAGCCGTTCTTCCCTACTCACATGGGACCTATGAAGCTGCGTGGGTTCCACCGGCCCTCTCTGAAGAAGTACTCATTCGGGACGTTGTCCCAGCCAGGTCCCCACGCAGCCCAGCCTCTACTCAAACAGATCAAGAAGAAGGCCAAG ATGCGAGAACAAGAGCGCCAGGCTTCCGGTGGAGGTGACATGTTCTTCATGCGTACAGCTCAGGACCTGACAGGGAAAGACGGCGACCTGATTCTGGCAGAGTACAGCGAGGAATATCCTCCACTCATCATGCAAGTCGGCATGGCAACCAAGATCAAGAACTACTACAAGAGA AAACCAGGGAAGGACCCTGGAGCTCCAGACTGTAAGTACGGAGAGACCGTGTACTGCCACACCTCACCTTTCCTGGGCTCCCTGCACCCCGGACAGCTGCTGCCG GCTTTTGAGAACAACCTTTTCCGTGCCCCCATCTACCTCCACAAGATGCCAGAGACAGATTTCCTGGTGCTGCGTACACGGCAGGGCTACTTCATTAGAGAGCTGGTAGATATCTTTGTGGTCGGCCAGCAGTGTCCCCTCTATGAGGTCCCTGGACCCAACTCCAAACGAGCCAACACCCATATCAGAGACTTCTTGCAG GTGTTTATCTATCGGTTGTTCTGGAAGAGTAAAGATCGTCCAAGGAGAATCCGCATGGAGGACATAAAGAAAGCTTTCCCCTCACATTCAGAAAGCAGCATCCGCAAACGCCTAAAACTCTGTGCTGACTTTAAGCGTACAG GGATGGACTCTAACTGGTGGGTGCTGAAGCCTGACTTCAGGCTGCCTACTGAGGAGGAGATCAGGGCCATGGTGTCTCCAGAGCAGTGCTGTGCCTACTACAGCATGCTGGTGGCAGAGCAAAGACTGAAG GATGCTGGATATGGTGAAAAGTCCTTCTTTGCCCCAGAGGAAGAGAACGAGGAAGACTTCCAGATGAAGATTGATGATGAG GTCCGCACAGCCCCTTGGAACACGACGCGAGCCTTCATCGCTGCCATGAAGGGGAAGTGTCTGCTGGAGGTCATGGGGGTGGCCGACCCCACAGGCTGTGGAGAGGGATTCTCTTACGTCAAAGTGCCCAACAAGCCCACTCAACAAAAg GCCCAAGACGACCGGGAACCACAACCCGCTAAGAAAACTGTGACAGGGACAGACGCTGATCTGAGAAGACTGTCACTCAAAAACGCCAAGCAGCTGCTGCGCAAGTTCGGTGTTCCAGAGGAGGAG ataaAGAAGCTGTCTCGTTGGGAGGTGATTGACGTGGTGAGGACCATGTCCACAGAGCAGGCCCGCTCTGGCGAGGGGCCCATGAGCAAGTTTGCCCGCGGGTCCCGCTTCTCTGTAGCCGAACACCAGGAACGCTACAAGGAGGAGTGCCAGAGGATCTTTGACCTGCAGAACAA AGTATTGGATTCCACAGAGGTCCtgtccacagacacagacagcagCTCAGCGGAGGACAGTGACTTTGAGGAGATGGGGAAGAACATTGAGAACATGCTGCAGAACAAGAAGACCAGCTCCCAGCTGTCCAGagagaaggaggagcaggagaggaaggaGCTGCAGAGGATGCTGATGGGAGAGGAGAGCGACCGCGACCACAAGGGACGCAAGGGCTTCT CCAGTGCCTTCTCCACAGGCTCCCATAAAGATGACGACACGTCCTCGGTCACCAGCCTGAACTCGTCCGCTACGGGACGGCGCCTCAAAATCTACCGCACCTTCAGAGACGAGGACGGCAAGGAGTATGTCCGCTGTGAGACGGTCCGCAAACCCTCCGTCATAGACGCCTACACCAGGATCAGAACCACCAAGGATGATGAGTTCAT AAGAAAGTTTGCTGTGTTTGACGAGCAAcacagagaggagatgaggaaggaGCGGAGGAGGATCCAGGAACAGCTGAGGAGGCTGAAGAGGAACCAGGAGAAGGACCGGTTCAAGGGCCCCCCGGAGAAGAAGGCCAAGAAGGTCAAGGAGAAGCCAGACCTCAAG CTGAAGTGCGGAGCTTGCGGTGCCATCGGGCACATGCGAACCAACAAGTTCTGCCCGCTGTACTACCAGACCAACGCCCCGCCCTCCAACCCGGTTGCCATgacagaggagcaggaggaggagctggAGAAGACTGTCATCCACAACGACAACGAGGAACTCATCAAGGTGGAGGGAACCAAGATCGTCCTCGGCAAGCAGCTTATCGagag TGCTGATGAGGTGCGCAGGAAGTCTCTGGTGCTGAAGTTCCCCAAACAGCATCTTCCCCCCAAGAAGAAGAGACGTGTGGGAACCACTGTACACTGTGACTACCTCAAT AGGCCCCACAAATCCATCCACCGCCGACGCACTGACCCCATGGTCACTCTGTCCTCAGTCCTGGAGAGCGTCATCAACGACATGCGGGATCACCCTAAT ACATACCCCTTCCACACGCCGGTCAATGCCAAGGTGGTGAAGGACTACTATAAGGTCATCCCTCGTCCCATGGATCTGCAGACGCTACGGGAGAATGTGCGTAAGCGTGTGTACCCCTCCCGGGAGGAGTTCAGAGAGAACGTGGAGCTCATTATCAAGAACAGCGCCACATACAATG GTGCCAAACATCCAATAACCCAGGTGGCGCAGACAATGCTGGACCTTTGTGATGAGAAACTGAAAGAG AAGGAAGACAGGCTGGTGAGACTGGAGAAAGCTATCAACCCCCTGCTGGACGATGACGACCAGGTAGCCTTCTCCTTCATCCTGGACAACATCGTCACTCAGAAGATGATGGCCGTGCCTGAC TCTTGGCCGTTCCACCATCCAGTCAACAAGAAGTTTGTTCCAGATTACTACAAAGTGATAGTCCAACCCATGGACCTGGAGAATGTCCGCAAG AACATATCCAAACACAAGTACCAGAACCGGGATGTGTTCCTGTTTGACGTCAGCCTGGTCCACACCAACAGTGTCAAGTACAACGGTCCAGACAGTCCTTACACCAAGACGGCCCTGGAGATAGTCAACGTGTGCAAGCAGACCCTGGCAGAG TATGATGAGCACCTGACCCAGCTGGAGAAGGACATCTCCACAGCTAAAGAGGCAGCTCTGGATGCAGCAGACCTGGATAGCCTGGACCCCATGACTCCTGGAACCTACACATCACAG cCTGCCGATGTGTTTGACAGCAGTGCCTCTGTGAGCCTgcacagagagaccagactcttCTCTGAGGTTAAGGCATCTCTTATGACTGTTCCAGAGAAGAGGGGGTTAGGgaag gGTCGTCATAGAAGACTAGGAGAGGAGGAGTCGGACGTGGACATCGAGGGCTTCGAGGAGGAGGAGTATGACTGCAAGCCCAAGACACCAGCTCCT GCTGAGGATGGTGAGGGAGACCTGGAGGAtgaggatgatgaagaggagatGCTGTTGCCGCCGCCCCGCAGACGACTGCAGGGCCACAATGATGATGATTTTGAAGAGGATGAAGGCACCAGTCGGCCAGCCCATGCCAGCGTGCTGTACCAGGACCTGCTCATGTCAGACGGAGAGGATGACGCCAGCGAAGAGGAGGGAGATAACCCGTTCTCCT CGATCCACCTGTCAGAGAGTGGCAGTGActcagacagagaggtggaggtgCGTCCCCCGCCCCCTCCCAGACCTCACCAAGAGACGGCCCGCATGGGCCTGGAGCAGGACGACAGCATGATGTCATACGGGGAAGATGTGCCGGATGAGACCCACCTGGAGGACAGTAATGTCAG TTATGGGAGCTATGAGGAGCCGGAGggtcagacccagacccagacctccAGCATGGGCAATGGAGAGGGCTACGGcatgagtgaggaagaggaggaagatgaggaggcaGCTCGGAGGAGAGGTCCCAGTGTGCTTTCCCAGGTGCAGCTGAGTGAGGATGAGGAGGACAGTGAAGAGTTCAGGTCCATCGGGGGTGACAGTGACATGGACTCAGACAACTAG